A genome region from Halorussus pelagicus includes the following:
- a CDS encoding zinc metalloprotease: MNERIEREEASVGYTWGVAEGDRYLRNPDGELKRVSDDAFRLVEALGEGSMTKADLDGGALRLVEELEEEGYLRPDAPVVRFVPPDDIPILPQALAFVVLFGLGIYAAVLERPELRPTLGLRTTEQLLALGGLVVLSLAIHELGHYLAGRSHLDPSIRIGRVNGVIPAVITDTTGAWLLPRNRRLWISLAGPVAELGWMAVVLAVHYLWFPDSLVLGSLVVVIVGHIVFSVNPLIHGDGYWLLLDAFGIVDLRNRGIESLKRLDPTPAAAYVLLSYGFGAFIAVASVLSLAGSAGLLDVPW, translated from the coding sequence ATGAACGAGCGAATCGAACGCGAGGAGGCGTCCGTCGGTTATACGTGGGGCGTCGCGGAGGGCGACCGCTACCTCCGAAATCCCGACGGGGAACTCAAGCGGGTCTCCGACGACGCGTTCCGGTTGGTCGAAGCGCTCGGCGAGGGGAGCATGACGAAAGCCGATCTCGATGGCGGCGCGCTCCGGTTAGTCGAGGAACTTGAAGAGGAGGGGTACCTCCGTCCGGACGCGCCCGTCGTCCGGTTCGTCCCGCCGGACGACATCCCGATTCTCCCTCAAGCACTCGCGTTCGTCGTCCTGTTCGGCCTCGGAATCTACGCCGCGGTCTTGGAACGACCCGAACTCCGACCGACGCTGGGACTTCGAACGACGGAGCAACTGCTCGCTCTCGGCGGTCTCGTCGTCCTCTCGCTGGCCATCCACGAACTCGGCCACTACCTCGCGGGTCGGTCGCACCTCGACCCGTCGATCCGAATCGGTCGCGTCAACGGCGTCATCCCGGCGGTCATTACCGATACGACCGGCGCGTGGCTGTTGCCGCGCAACCGCCGACTGTGGATCAGCCTCGCTGGACCGGTGGCGGAACTCGGGTGGATGGCCGTCGTTCTCGCCGTCCACTACCTCTGGTTCCCGGACAGTCTCGTGTTGGGGTCGCTCGTCGTCGTCATCGTCGGCCACATCGTCTTCAGCGTCAACCCGCTCATCCACGGCGACGGCTACTGGCTCCTACTGGACGCGTTCGGTATCGTAGACCTCCGAAATCGCGGCATCGAGAGTCTCAAGCGGCTCGATCCGACGCCCGCGGCGGCGTACGTGCTGCTCTCGTACGGGTTCGGTGCGTTCATCGCGGTCGCGTCGGTCCTCTCGCTAGCGGGGTCGGCGGGACTCCTCGACGTTCCGTGGTGA
- a CDS encoding ATP-grasp domain-containing protein encodes MTIVIIGYGELREFELLADAAERQGGEAVICDVRDWPGEVPLTVRVGGDETVLGTSLTYDEVSGVYVDSYNLFRPYDPRFRDELDDDLLPALSQLREHRSIFESLSQIFEHHGANVVPSLSKQRWQDRKPWQLHRFARADLPIPDTVFTNDPEEVRAFFESHDRVVYKPVTRGGMPRVMTEDDLTDAALSRLSTAPVQFQEFVEGVDLRVYVLDGEVVGAARYESDQFSFKLDKQDGEEVDARPAEVSEVVEDTVTRAADLAELRFTAADVRRRPDGSYHLIEVNEAPRFALPDVKADQNVAGALAAYLA; translated from the coding sequence GTGACAATCGTTATCATTGGGTACGGCGAGTTACGGGAGTTCGAACTGCTTGCCGACGCGGCCGAGCGACAGGGCGGTGAAGCGGTCATCTGCGACGTTCGGGACTGGCCGGGCGAGGTCCCGCTCACGGTTCGGGTCGGTGGCGACGAGACGGTCCTCGGGACGAGTCTCACCTACGACGAGGTGTCGGGCGTCTACGTCGATTCGTACAACCTCTTTCGACCCTACGACCCGCGGTTTCGAGACGAGTTGGATGACGACCTGCTTCCGGCGCTCAGTCAACTCCGCGAACATCGCAGTATCTTTGAGAGCCTTTCGCAAATCTTCGAGCATCACGGTGCGAACGTCGTGCCGTCGCTGTCGAAACAGCGATGGCAGGACCGAAAGCCGTGGCAACTCCACCGATTCGCCCGAGCGGACCTCCCGATTCCGGACACGGTGTTCACCAACGACCCCGAGGAAGTCCGGGCGTTCTTCGAGAGCCACGACCGAGTCGTCTACAAGCCCGTGACGCGCGGCGGGATGCCGCGCGTCATGACTGAGGACGACCTGACGGACGCGGCGCTCTCTCGTCTCTCGACTGCCCCGGTCCAGTTTCAGGAGTTCGTGGAGGGCGTGGACCTCCGAGTCTACGTCCTCGACGGCGAGGTGGTCGGTGCCGCCCGCTACGAGAGCGACCAGTTCTCGTTCAAACTCGACAAGCAGGACGGCGAGGAGGTGGACGCTCGCCCGGCGGAGGTCTCCGAAGTGGTCGAAGACACCGTGACGCGGGCGGCCGACCTCGCGGAACTCCGGTTCACCGCGGCCGACGTTCGGCGGCGTCCCGACGGCTCGTACCACCTTATCGAGGTGAACGAAGCGCCCCGGTTCGCGCTCCCCGACGTGAAAGCCGACCAGAACGTCGCGGGAGCGCTCGCGGCGTATCTCGCCTAG
- a CDS encoding RNA-guided endonuclease InsQ/TnpB family protein: MADTEYCRRTAVTGLSVSPTDAPRLRELVEAWKRGCQLAVNEAWGVCHTRSEVQQLAYDRLREETDLGSQHAVLATHRAAEAIKRAHQRDAAKPEFTSPTVAFDTRTMTVFDDRTVSLTTTGERVRCDLKLPADDGYQSRYLDDEDWEPAKSTLHYRDGEFTFHLGFRTPRPAIDPPTEGATVLGVDLGVENLAVTSTARFFDAGELNHRREEFERVQASLEATGTRSAARTLRQAGNRTDRFVRQRLHEVANGIVAEAEQYDCELVAFGELDEAIDLLPEADPYHEWLFGRLLSFVEYRAAERDIAVVEVNPEYTSQRCMECGFTHPQNRNLEDNQFECLKCEASAHDDYNAAKNIAFRCVRRGPLSSRGLGAAACALQSGLVTPDDGFTPYAELSEAPRSG, from the coding sequence GTGGCAGACACCGAATATTGCAGACGGACCGCAGTCACCGGACTCTCCGTGTCTCCGACTGACGCCCCACGGCTGCGAGAGTTGGTCGAAGCGTGGAAACGCGGGTGCCAACTCGCGGTCAACGAGGCGTGGGGTGTCTGTCACACGCGAAGCGAAGTCCAGCAACTCGCGTACGACCGCTTGCGCGAGGAGACCGACCTCGGGAGCCAGCACGCGGTGTTGGCGACCCACCGCGCGGCAGAGGCGATTAAGCGCGCCCACCAGCGTGACGCAGCCAAGCCCGAGTTCACGAGTCCGACCGTCGCGTTCGACACCCGGACGATGACGGTGTTCGACGACCGGACCGTCAGCCTCACGACGACGGGCGAGCGCGTCCGGTGCGACCTGAAACTCCCCGCAGACGACGGCTACCAGTCGCGCTACCTCGACGACGAGGACTGGGAACCCGCCAAGAGTACCCTCCACTACCGCGACGGCGAGTTCACCTTCCATCTGGGCTTTCGGACGCCCCGGCCCGCAATCGACCCGCCGACGGAGGGCGCGACGGTCCTCGGCGTCGATCTGGGCGTCGAGAACCTTGCCGTTACTAGCACCGCGCGCTTTTTCGACGCGGGCGAACTGAACCACCGCCGCGAGGAGTTCGAGCGAGTGCAGGCTTCGCTCGAAGCTACGGGTACCCGGAGCGCCGCTCGGACCCTCCGGCAGGCGGGCAACCGAACCGACCGCTTCGTCCGCCAGCGCCTCCATGAGGTCGCCAACGGCATCGTCGCCGAGGCCGAGCAGTACGACTGCGAACTGGTCGCCTTCGGCGAACTCGACGAGGCCATCGACCTGCTTCCCGAGGCCGACCCGTACCACGAGTGGCTCTTCGGGCGACTTCTCTCGTTCGTGGAGTACCGCGCCGCCGAGCGCGACATCGCGGTCGTTGAGGTGAACCCCGAGTATACCAGCCAGCGCTGCATGGAGTGTGGGTTCACTCATCCGCAGAATCGGAATCTGGAGGACAACCAGTTCGAGTGCTTGAAGTGCGAGGCGTCGGCCCACGACGACTACAACGCCGCCAAGAACATTGCGTTCCGGTGCGTGCGGCGCGGTCCGCTGTCGTCGCGGGGTCTCGGCGCGGCGGCGTGTGCGCTCCAGTCGGGGTTGGTGACGCCCGACGACGGATTCACGCCCTACGCGGAACTGTCCGAGGCTCCGCGGTCGGGCTGA
- a CDS encoding CBS domain-containing protein, with amino-acid sequence MRSFTVGRAFGIPIKLDLTFLLILPVFAWLIGSQVGTLVGSLNMLWGTSLDSTALTTGNLQWILGTAAAVGLFVGVVLHELGHSLVAMRYGFPIESITLWIFGGIARLTETPEEWKQEFTIAIAGPAVSIALGVVSYLLVLVTGGVPTVQFVFGYLALMNLALAAFNLLPGFPMDGGRVLRALLARNRPFADATQTAAEVGKLFAIVLGLVGLFSANLLLAGIAFFIYIGATSEAQQTVMNAAFRDVRVRDVMTHADDLETVAPDTSVAELMETMFRQRHTGYPVLENGELVGMVTLDDARRVSEVERDAYTVRDVMSSDLKTVPASDDAMSAFERIQQHGIGRLLVIDADGELAGLISRTDLMTAFDIIQKSGRADRVTPSEQPVRETERASR; translated from the coding sequence ATGAGAAGCTTCACGGTCGGTCGGGCGTTCGGCATCCCGATCAAACTCGACTTGACGTTCCTGCTCATCCTGCCGGTGTTCGCGTGGCTCATCGGCTCGCAGGTGGGAACGCTGGTCGGGAGCCTCAACATGCTTTGGGGCACGAGTCTGGATAGCACGGCGCTGACCACCGGGAATCTCCAGTGGATACTCGGTACCGCCGCGGCGGTCGGCCTGTTCGTCGGCGTCGTCCTCCACGAACTCGGCCACTCGCTGGTCGCCATGCGGTACGGCTTCCCCATCGAGTCCATCACGCTCTGGATTTTCGGCGGTATCGCTCGACTGACCGAGACGCCCGAGGAGTGGAAACAGGAGTTCACCATCGCTATCGCCGGTCCCGCAGTCAGCATCGCGCTCGGCGTCGTCTCCTACCTTCTCGTCCTCGTGACCGGCGGAGTGCCGACCGTCCAGTTCGTCTTCGGCTACCTCGCGCTGATGAACCTCGCGCTGGCGGCGTTCAACCTCCTGCCGGGCTTCCCGATGGACGGCGGGCGCGTCCTCCGGGCGCTACTGGCGCGAAACCGGCCGTTCGCCGATGCGACCCAGACCGCCGCGGAAGTCGGAAAGCTGTTCGCCATCGTCCTCGGTCTGGTCGGTCTGTTCAGCGCGAACCTCCTCCTTGCGGGCATCGCCTTCTTCATCTACATCGGGGCGACCAGCGAGGCCCAACAGACCGTGATGAACGCCGCGTTTCGAGACGTGCGCGTCCGAGACGTGATGACCCACGCAGACGACCTCGAAACGGTCGCGCCCGACACCTCCGTCGCCGAGTTGATGGAGACGATGTTCCGCCAGCGCCACACCGGCTACCCCGTCTTGGAGAACGGCGAGTTGGTCGGTATGGTGACCCTCGACGACGCCCGACGGGTCTCGGAAGTCGAACGCGACGCCTACACGGTCCGGGACGTGATGTCCAGTGATTTGAAGACGGTTCCGGCCTCAGACGACGCGATGAGCGCGTTCGAGCGGATACAGCAACACGGCATCGGTCGCCTGCTGGTCATCGACGCCGACGGCGAACTCGCGGGACTGATTTCCCGGACCGACCTGATGACCGCCTTCGACATCATCCAGAAGAGCGGCCGGGCCGACCGCGTCACGCCGAGCGAACAGCCAGTGCGAGAGACCGAACGGGCCTCCCGATAA
- a CDS encoding SOS response-associated peptidase — translation MCGRTSLFADPELVRERFDAEPTRPLEPRYNVSPGQDHPVVRNDDPDAIRFPTWGLVPSWSDDSPSSGHINARAETLAEKPSFREAFAERRCLVLADGFYDWKPTPTGKQPYRIEREDRAPFAFAGLWEPLEDGPDDRNATFTIVTTEPNAVVSEVHHRMPVMLSPGEERRWLDADSESDLADLLDPYPAAEMHAYPVSSGVNDPANDGPELIEEVPAEEDVQTGLDEF, via the coding sequence ATGTGTGGACGAACCTCACTGTTCGCCGACCCGGAACTGGTCCGCGAGCGATTCGACGCCGAACCGACGCGCCCGCTCGAACCGCGATACAACGTCTCGCCGGGGCAAGACCACCCCGTAGTCCGCAACGACGACCCCGACGCCATCCGGTTTCCGACGTGGGGGCTGGTGCCGTCGTGGAGCGACGACTCGCCCTCGTCGGGCCACATCAACGCCCGCGCCGAGACGCTGGCCGAGAAGCCGAGTTTCCGCGAAGCGTTCGCCGAACGCCGGTGTCTCGTCCTCGCGGACGGCTTCTACGACTGGAAGCCGACTCCGACCGGAAAACAGCCCTACCGAATCGAGCGCGAGGACCGCGCCCCCTTCGCGTTCGCCGGACTCTGGGAACCGCTCGAAGACGGGCCGGACGACCGGAACGCGACGTTCACCATCGTCACGACCGAACCGAACGCGGTGGTCTCGGAGGTCCACCACCGAATGCCCGTGATGCTCTCGCCGGGCGAAGAACGGCGGTGGCTCGACGCCGACTCGGAGTCAGACCTCGCCGACCTGCTCGACCCGTATCCCGCCGCGGAGATGCACGCCTACCCGGTCTCGTCGGGAGTCAACGACCCCGCAAACGACGGTCCGGAACTAATCGAGGAGGTCCCCGCGGAGGAGGACGTACAGACCGGACTGGACGAGTTCTAA
- a CDS encoding HNH endonuclease, with protein sequence MHSCPTCGDEFETQRGMKVHHSRTHGNTLPNRTCSNCEIDFYCEYENKYCSENCRQQSQSFEGKSNPNYRGKKQSTDCLLCGESFQYYESAKEGLYCSDCVENESWRDVPELRGEQNPRWKCGKRQLNCEVCDSSLARYPSEISGNVVLCSEECRTDWLSEQFTQSGHPNWKGGGNGSYGSGWNATRRQALERDGYECARCSKPKDEIGRNPDVHHIIPVRLFAESDNHKKEDAHFLDNVVSLCISCHRKADFGKIQKTKLKEFVISS encoded by the coding sequence ATGCACTCCTGTCCAACATGTGGTGACGAGTTCGAAACGCAGCGTGGCATGAAAGTACATCATAGCCGAACACATGGAAATACGCTCCCGAACCGCACATGTTCGAACTGTGAAATCGACTTCTACTGTGAGTACGAAAATAAATACTGCTCCGAGAACTGCCGACAGCAGTCACAATCGTTTGAGGGGAAGTCGAACCCGAACTATCGCGGTAAGAAACAATCGACTGACTGTCTCCTCTGTGGCGAAAGCTTCCAGTATTACGAATCAGCAAAAGAGGGACTGTACTGTTCGGACTGCGTTGAAAACGAATCGTGGCGTGATGTGCCCGAGTTACGAGGTGAGCAGAATCCACGATGGAAGTGTGGAAAAAGACAGCTAAACTGCGAAGTTTGCGATAGCTCTCTTGCCCGGTATCCGAGCGAAATATCCGGGAATGTCGTTCTTTGTAGCGAGGAGTGCCGGACCGATTGGCTCTCCGAACAGTTCACCCAATCTGGTCATCCCAACTGGAAAGGTGGAGGAAACGGCTCGTACGGAAGCGGTTGGAATGCAACACGTCGCCAAGCTCTCGAACGTGATGGCTACGAATGCGCACGCTGTTCGAAGCCAAAAGACGAAATCGGTCGAAATCCGGACGTTCATCACATCATTCCTGTCCGATTATTTGCAGAGTCTGATAACCACAAGAAAGAAGACGCTCACTTTCTCGATAATGTCGTGTCCCTCTGCATTAGCTGTCACCGAAAAGCGGACTTCGGAAAGATTCAGAAGACGAAACTCAAAGAGTTCGTAATTAGCTCGTAG
- a CDS encoding DUF5814 domain-containing protein, producing MAITDKIYVKNHRQIGSQLETNIPKGAFKGATLDMLFQGENLAQLDDTTQERILDFAEDFLDCDCQSNPYCGCPERKFMRYLLDLREQGLGPEAIVDVMTDDYMVYAYPGDVLSFLDNSVRTLEAVEELASVEGNSEMESNARRKKNQLSN from the coding sequence GTGGCCATCACGGACAAAATCTACGTCAAAAACCACCGCCAAATCGGGTCGCAGTTGGAGACCAACATCCCGAAAGGCGCGTTCAAGGGCGCGACCCTCGACATGCTGTTTCAGGGCGAGAACCTCGCGCAGTTGGACGACACGACTCAGGAGCGGATACTCGATTTCGCGGAGGACTTTCTGGATTGTGACTGCCAGAGCAACCCGTACTGTGGCTGTCCCGAGCGCAAGTTCATGCGCTATCTCCTCGACCTGCGCGAGCAGGGACTGGGTCCCGAGGCTATCGTGGACGTGATGACCGACGACTACATGGTGTACGCCTACCCCGGCGACGTGCTGTCGTTCCTCGACAACTCGGTGCGGACGCTGGAAGCCGTCGAGGAGTTGGCGAGCGTCGAGGGGAACAGTGAGATGGAGTCGAACGCGAGACGGAAGAAGAACCAGCTTTCTAATTAG
- a CDS encoding ribbon-helix-helix protein, CopG family — protein MGNKNKTISFRVNEDSFETLREIAEERDISLSAVFRDYVDTLVAHDGRVSVVPDAERGDETEGSEFPPKVEVPKSFVREHERLELEAEHLREQLQEYKQYANRLQEKVEESDDAEEVVHLDELDDDLDGDETYRLG, from the coding sequence ATGGGTAACAAGAACAAGACGATCTCGTTCCGGGTCAACGAGGACTCCTTCGAGACTCTCCGGGAGATAGCCGAGGAGCGAGATATCTCGCTGTCGGCGGTGTTCCGCGACTACGTGGACACCCTCGTCGCCCATGACGGCCGGGTTTCAGTCGTCCCCGACGCCGAGCGCGGCGATGAGACCGAGGGAAGCGAGTTCCCGCCGAAAGTCGAGGTGCCCAAGAGCTTCGTCCGCGAACACGAACGACTCGAACTGGAAGCCGAACACCTCCGCGAGCAGTTACAGGAGTACAAGCAGTACGCCAATCGGCTTCAGGAAAAGGTCGAAGAGAGCGACGACGCCGAGGAGGTCGTCCACCTCGATGAACTCGACGACGACCTCGACGGCGACGAGACCTATCGGCTCGGATAG
- a CDS encoding mechanosensitive ion channel family protein, translating into MTTPAVPLALLQVDFSDRPLGGYLELLRDLAVLVVLFAVLYAVGRRVVLPIAERALATQHIPETVASALVKMLHVVVVLTALRLALDTTDYGYLLSLPPTVVAALTVAVGFASRDIAANLVGGVFIVTDPKFNIGDWIRWQDKEGVIEDISFRVTRVRTFDNELLTVPNSQLATNVVVNAVAKSPRRISHTFHVGDDADLGEVASILVEEAKASENVLDRPTPTVRVVELDNGRAGVQARYWIDQPSREAFVTIRSNYFQRVNRRLNEADIDR; encoded by the coding sequence GTGACGACGCCAGCGGTGCCACTCGCCCTGCTACAGGTCGATTTCTCGGACCGCCCGCTCGGCGGCTATCTCGAACTCCTTCGGGACCTCGCGGTGTTGGTCGTCCTGTTTGCCGTACTGTACGCGGTCGGGCGACGCGTCGTTCTCCCGATAGCCGAGCGCGCGCTCGCCACCCAGCACATTCCGGAGACGGTCGCCAGCGCGCTGGTGAAGATGCTCCACGTCGTCGTGGTGCTGACCGCGCTCCGACTCGCGCTCGACACCACCGACTACGGCTACCTGTTGTCGCTTCCGCCGACAGTCGTCGCCGCGCTGACGGTCGCGGTCGGGTTCGCCAGTCGGGACATCGCGGCGAACCTCGTCGGCGGCGTCTTCATCGTGACCGACCCGAAGTTCAACATCGGCGACTGGATTCGCTGGCAGGACAAGGAGGGCGTTATCGAGGACATCAGCTTTCGGGTGACGCGGGTCAGAACCTTCGACAACGAGCTGCTGACCGTGCCCAACTCCCAACTGGCGACCAACGTCGTGGTCAACGCCGTCGCCAAGTCGCCGCGCCGAATCTCTCACACGTTCCACGTCGGCGACGACGCCGACCTCGGCGAAGTCGCGTCCATCCTCGTCGAGGAGGCCAAAGCCAGCGAGAACGTCCTCGACCGGCCGACGCCGACGGTCCGCGTGGTCGAACTCGACAACGGCCGCGCGGGGGTGCAGGCCCGCTACTGGATAGACCAACCCTCGCGGGAGGCGTTCGTCACTATCCGGTCGAACTACTTCCAGCGTGTGAATCGCCGGTTGAACGAGGCAGACATCGATAGATGA
- a CDS encoding helix-turn-helix domain-containing protein — MHEAVLGIEHPGAYAAATAGTDTTVELWCNDHCDLLHVGGEGGEAVVAHVEEAVGVRERIAEGDERLLITDECLKAREEDPIETTLAAHDCLLVPPLRYAEGRKWCRVLALDSANLTAFYRDVAADFSVVVDSKREVASVRADRPLLTLDSALPDLSPRQRDALLTAVEMGYYRIPRETTTADLADELGVERRTVEEHLRRAENKLLRSFAGSI; from the coding sequence ATGCACGAAGCAGTCCTCGGAATCGAACACCCCGGCGCATACGCGGCCGCCACCGCGGGCACCGACACCACGGTCGAACTCTGGTGCAACGACCACTGTGACTTGCTTCACGTCGGTGGCGAGGGCGGCGAGGCGGTCGTCGCCCACGTCGAGGAAGCGGTCGGCGTCCGCGAGCGAATCGCGGAGGGCGACGAGCGGTTGCTTATCACCGACGAGTGTCTGAAGGCGCGCGAGGAAGACCCCATCGAGACGACGCTGGCGGCCCACGACTGCCTGCTGGTGCCGCCGCTCCGCTACGCCGAGGGCCGCAAGTGGTGTCGCGTGCTGGCGCTGGACTCGGCGAACCTAACGGCGTTCTACCGCGACGTGGCCGCCGACTTCTCGGTCGTCGTAGACTCGAAGCGCGAGGTGGCGTCGGTCCGGGCCGACCGACCCCTGCTGACGCTCGACTCGGCGCTCCCGGACCTCTCGCCGCGCCAGCGCGACGCCCTCCTGACCGCCGTCGAGATGGGCTACTACCGGATTCCGCGCGAGACGACCACGGCCGACCTCGCCGACGAGTTGGGCGTCGAGCGCCGCACCGTCGAGGAACACCTCCGGCGCGCCGAGAACAAACTCCTGCGGTCGTTCGCTGGTTCCATCTAG